Proteins from a single region of Nocardioides anomalus:
- a CDS encoding fatty acid desaturase family protein encodes MAISDVKEYTHLTEEEVEQLGRELDAIRKDIEESRGADDAAYINRMIKIQRGLAVAGRLTLLLGVHDKRTRGPAAAVGATLLGLHKILENMEIGHNVMHGQWDWMNDPEIHSSTWEWDTAQPAEQWKHSHNYIHHQFTNVLGYDNDIGYGILRMAREQRWHPVYIGQPVYNALLASLFQWGVALHDLDLERIRKGEKDPKEMKRQLRQIGRKGRNQILKDYVVYPALAGRQWKTVLAANATSNLMRNLWAYVIIFCGHFPDGALHFTEEELEDETRAEWYLRQMLGSANFKGGKLLHVMSGNLGFQIEHHLFPDLPSNRYAEISVKVRALCEKYDIPYTTGPLHQQYGQALRTIIKLSVPNGWTSSDQPEPPGPVAARRRKSDSERPSRMPELGKWSRGKSTERQAS; translated from the coding sequence ATGGCGATCTCAGACGTCAAGGAGTACACCCACCTCACCGAGGAGGAGGTCGAGCAGCTCGGCCGCGAGCTCGACGCGATCCGCAAGGACATCGAGGAGTCCCGCGGCGCCGACGACGCGGCGTACATCAACCGGATGATCAAGATCCAGCGCGGCCTGGCCGTCGCCGGCCGGCTCACGCTGCTGCTCGGCGTGCACGACAAGCGCACCCGCGGGCCCGCCGCCGCGGTGGGCGCGACCCTGCTCGGTCTCCACAAGATCCTCGAGAACATGGAGATCGGCCACAACGTCATGCACGGCCAGTGGGACTGGATGAACGACCCGGAGATCCACTCCTCCACCTGGGAGTGGGACACCGCGCAGCCGGCCGAGCAGTGGAAGCACAGCCACAACTACATCCACCACCAGTTCACCAACGTGCTCGGCTACGACAACGACATCGGCTACGGCATCCTGCGGATGGCGCGCGAGCAGCGGTGGCACCCGGTCTACATCGGACAGCCGGTCTACAACGCGCTGCTCGCCAGCCTGTTCCAGTGGGGCGTCGCCCTGCACGACCTCGACCTCGAGCGGATCCGCAAGGGCGAGAAGGACCCGAAGGAGATGAAGCGGCAGCTGCGCCAGATCGGGCGCAAGGGCCGCAACCAGATCCTCAAGGACTACGTCGTCTACCCCGCCCTGGCCGGCAGGCAGTGGAAGACCGTGCTGGCCGCCAACGCGACGTCGAACCTGATGCGCAACCTGTGGGCCTACGTCATCATCTTCTGCGGCCACTTCCCCGACGGTGCCCTGCACTTCACGGAGGAGGAGCTGGAGGACGAGACCCGCGCGGAGTGGTACCTGCGCCAGATGCTCGGCTCGGCCAACTTCAAGGGCGGCAAGCTGCTGCACGTCATGAGCGGCAACCTCGGCTTCCAGATCGAGCACCACCTGTTCCCGGACCTGCCCAGCAACCGGTACGCCGAGATCTCGGTCAAGGTCCGCGCGCTGTGCGAGAAGTACGACATCCCCTACACGACCGGTCCGCTGCACCAGCAGTACGGCCAGGCGCTGCGCACCATCATCAAGCTCTCGGTGCCGAACGGCTGGACCTCCAGCGACCAGCCCGAGCCGCCCGGCCCGGTGGCCGCCCGCCGGCGCAAGTCCGACTCCGAGCGGCCCTCCCGCATGCCGGAGCTGGGCAAGTGGTCGCGCGGCAAGTCCACGGAGCGGCAGGCGTCGTGA